The Bacillus sp. Y1 genome has a window encoding:
- a CDS encoding sodium:solute symporter family protein — protein sequence MDTQFLVSLTIILATFALYIGIAIYNKAKATSDFYVAGRGVPPIFNGMAIGADWMSAASFIGMAGTIMLLGYDGLAYIMGWTGGYLLLTFLLAPQLRKYGRYTVPEFIGDRFDSHTARVIAAVITIIISFTYSIGQLSGSGVVIGRLFEIDAKLGTMIGVVLIAFYAAFGGMKGITWTQVAQYIILIIAYLIPVIFMSLQITGNPMPWLSYGELVGKMGELDRELGISEYFAPFTNGTKWQFLALMFTLMAGTAGLPHVIVRFYTVSTMKAARWSGAWALLFIGLLYLSAPAYAAFSRFILMTKVAGSKIAELPAWTKTWVDTGKLQVADGNGDGILQWSELVISNDIVVMATPEIANLGVFVIGLVAAGAMAAALSTAGGLMIAISSSFAHDIYYRVLKPNSTEKKRLSVARWSIVIATLFAGLIALNPPGAITQIVAWAFALATGTFFPALVLGVWWKRSNAKGVIAGLLVGLGVTLTYIFAAKYGGFTILGIIDTGAGVFGAAAAFLTNIIVSLSTEAPSQKIQEEVIDLRYPEQMVYKNGEVWMNDGTKQL from the coding sequence TTGGATACACAATTCTTGGTCTCATTAACGATCATTTTAGCGACGTTTGCCCTGTATATCGGGATTGCCATTTATAACAAGGCGAAGGCAACGTCTGATTTCTATGTAGCCGGACGCGGTGTACCGCCTATTTTTAACGGAATGGCCATCGGGGCGGACTGGATGAGTGCGGCTTCATTCATTGGTATGGCGGGTACGATCATGCTACTTGGATACGACGGTCTTGCTTATATCATGGGCTGGACAGGCGGATATTTATTGCTGACGTTCTTACTGGCTCCTCAGCTTCGTAAGTACGGTCGCTACACGGTTCCTGAATTTATCGGTGACCGCTTTGACAGCCATACGGCTCGTGTCATTGCGGCTGTCATTACGATCATTATTTCTTTTACGTACTCAATCGGTCAGCTGTCAGGTTCTGGGGTAGTTATCGGACGACTGTTTGAAATCGATGCGAAGCTTGGAACGATGATCGGGGTTGTGTTAATTGCATTCTATGCGGCGTTCGGAGGAATGAAAGGAATTACATGGACGCAGGTGGCTCAGTATATTATTTTAATTATTGCCTACTTGATTCCTGTTATTTTTATGAGTTTACAAATTACAGGCAACCCAATGCCGTGGCTATCTTACGGGGAGCTTGTTGGAAAAATGGGTGAACTCGACCGGGAGCTTGGCATTTCAGAATACTTTGCACCGTTTACAAACGGAACGAAGTGGCAGTTCCTTGCTCTTATGTTTACACTCATGGCTGGAACGGCTGGACTTCCACACGTAATCGTTCGTTTCTATACGGTATCAACGATGAAAGCAGCTCGTTGGTCAGGAGCTTGGGCACTGCTTTTCATCGGATTATTATACTTATCGGCACCAGCTTATGCGGCGTTTTCACGCTTCATTTTAATGACAAAAGTGGCTGGTAGTAAAATTGCTGAACTTCCGGCTTGGACAAAAACATGGGTGGACACTGGTAAGCTACAAGTAGCTGATGGAAATGGTGATGGCATTCTTCAGTGGAGCGAGCTCGTGATTTCTAACGATATCGTCGTTATGGCGACACCTGAAATTGCCAACCTAGGTGTATTCGTAATCGGTTTGGTAGCTGCTGGTGCGATGGCTGCGGCTTTATCAACGGCAGGCGGATTGATGATTGCGATCTCCTCTTCTTTTGCACATGATATTTACTATCGTGTCTTGAAGCCAAATTCGACAGAAAAGAAACGTTTATCTGTTGCTCGTTGGTCGATCGTTATTGCGACTTTATTTGCAGGGCTTATCGCTCTTAACCCGCCAGGAGCCATCACACAAATTGTGGCTTGGGCGTTTGCGCTTGCAACAGGAACGTTCTTCCCAGCACTTGTTCTTGGGGTTTGGTGGAAACGTTCGAATGCAAAAGGTGTCATTGCTGGTCTTTTAGTCGGACTAGGGGTGACCTTAACGTATATTTTTGCCGCGAAATACGGTGGATTTACGATTTTAGGCATTATTGATACAGGAGCGGGAGTGTTTGGAGCAGCTGCGGCGTTCTTAACGAATATTATCGTTTCTTTATCAACTGAAGCTCCATCTCAGAAAATCCAGGAGGAAGTTATTGACTTACGCTATCCAGAGCAGATGGTGTATAAGAATGGCGAGGTTTGGATGAACGATGGAACAAAACAATTATAA
- a CDS encoding DUF4212 domain-containing protein: MKKIDKQVADSYFRERTRNIIIYFIVWFLVSFGVVFFAEPLSQYSINGFPLHYFMGAQGAVITFIILLFVNAKLSDNVDKKYGIDESKNEQISSGKVFEH, encoded by the coding sequence GTGAAGAAAATTGATAAACAGGTAGCAGATAGTTATTTCCGCGAAAGAACTCGCAATATTATTATTTATTTTATCGTCTGGTTTCTCGTTTCTTTTGGGGTGGTCTTTTTTGCTGAGCCACTAAGTCAGTATTCCATTAATGGATTTCCACTCCATTATTTCATGGGAGCTCAAGGGGCAGTTATTACGTTTATCATTTTACTTTTTGTAAATGCGAAGCTGAGTGACAATGTAGACAAAAAATACGGAATTGATGAGAGCAAAAATGAACAAATCAGTTCTGGAAAAGTGTTTGAGCATTAA
- a CDS encoding pyroglutamyl-peptidase I, with protein MKKLLLTGFEPFLDHPINPTEELVLRLDGAQIGEYEVKGVLLPVDFEKAPVAILEAVREFAPDAVLSLGLAAGRTQITPERIAINCRDGAADNSGRALVDSKIVENGADGYFSTLPIRMLVDSLKEKGYPASISNSAGTYLCNNVMYTVLHELKEKKVDIPAGFVHVPASHELVIDEKKAMPSWSSRDLHEAVKIMIKTLSM; from the coding sequence ATGAAAAAGCTATTGTTAACGGGGTTTGAACCTTTCCTAGACCATCCGATTAATCCAACTGAGGAATTGGTGTTAAGACTGGATGGAGCACAAATTGGTGAATACGAGGTGAAGGGAGTTCTTTTGCCAGTAGATTTTGAAAAAGCACCAGTGGCTATATTGGAAGCGGTTCGTGAGTTTGCCCCTGATGCGGTACTGTCGCTAGGACTTGCTGCTGGACGGACACAAATAACTCCGGAGCGGATTGCCATTAATTGTCGTGATGGCGCAGCGGATAATAGCGGGAGAGCTTTAGTAGATTCTAAGATCGTTGAAAATGGAGCGGACGGCTATTTTTCTACTCTTCCTATTCGGATGTTAGTGGATTCTCTTAAGGAGAAAGGCTATCCTGCTAGCATCTCCAACAGTGCGGGAACATATTTGTGCAACAATGTAATGTACACCGTTTTGCATGAATTAAAGGAGAAGAAAGTGGATATCCCAGCTGGCTTTGTACACGTTCCAGCATCCCACGAGCTTGTGATCGATGAGAAAAAAGCGATGCCAAGCTGGTCCTCAAGAGACTTGCATGAAGCAGTTAAAATCATGATTAAGACACTGAGCATGTGA
- a CDS encoding gamma-glutamyltransferase family protein, with protein MSYLTYPYRSQRMATIARNGMVATSQPLAAQAGLDMLKKGGNAVDAAIATAACLTVVEPTSNGIGGDAFALVWIKDKLYGLNGSGPSPQGISIEKVKELGHESMPSHGWIPVTVPGAPSTWAELSKRFGRLPLTEVLQPAITYAREGYPVSPTLGKYWAGAYKIYQKRFGDDASYKEWFRVFAPDGKPPQIGEMWKSEDHANTLQDIAETNAESFYRGRIADEIDAASKANGGFLRKEDLAAFKAEWVDPISVNYRGYDVWEIPPNGQGLVALMALNILKGYEFSHREDLAGLHLQLEAMKQAFTDGKTYITDPTTMKASVADMLSEEFAQQAREKITDEARNPEPGTLPKGGTVYLATADGEGNMVSFIQSNYMGFGSGIVVPNTGIGLQNRGHDFSLNEKDENALAPGKKTYHTIIPGFMTKGGEAVGPFGVMGGYMQPQGHVQVAMNMIDYDLNPQSALDAPRWQWISGKKIEVEHDFPNHLVQGLVRKGHEMVVAHDSGGFGRGQVIIRNPETGVLTGGTEKRTDGSIASY; from the coding sequence TTGTCATACCTTACATATCCATATCGATCGCAGCGAATGGCGACGATTGCTAGAAATGGCATGGTGGCGACATCTCAGCCACTGGCAGCACAGGCAGGGCTTGATATGTTAAAAAAGGGCGGAAATGCCGTGGATGCGGCGATTGCGACAGCCGCGTGCTTAACTGTTGTTGAACCAACGTCAAACGGCATCGGTGGTGATGCATTTGCCCTTGTTTGGATCAAAGATAAGTTGTACGGCTTAAATGGGAGCGGACCTTCCCCGCAAGGAATATCAATTGAAAAAGTGAAAGAGCTCGGACATGAAAGTATGCCATCGCATGGCTGGATTCCCGTCACGGTACCTGGTGCTCCCTCTACGTGGGCGGAGCTTTCCAAACGCTTCGGACGTTTGCCATTAACGGAAGTATTACAGCCAGCAATTACTTACGCGCGTGAGGGCTACCCGGTATCCCCAACGCTTGGAAAGTACTGGGCTGGTGCGTATAAAATTTATCAGAAACGCTTTGGTGATGACGCTTCATACAAAGAATGGTTCCGCGTGTTTGCTCCAGATGGAAAGCCGCCACAAATCGGCGAAATGTGGAAGTCTGAGGATCATGCGAATACCCTTCAAGATATTGCTGAAACCAATGCTGAAAGCTTTTACCGAGGCCGAATAGCGGATGAAATCGACGCTGCTTCCAAGGCGAATGGAGGATTTTTACGAAAAGAGGATTTAGCAGCCTTCAAAGCGGAGTGGGTGGATCCGATTAGTGTAAACTACCGCGGCTACGATGTGTGGGAAATTCCGCCGAACGGTCAGGGTTTAGTCGCGCTTATGGCACTCAATATATTAAAAGGCTACGAGTTTTCGCACCGTGAAGATTTAGCTGGATTGCATCTGCAATTAGAAGCGATGAAGCAGGCATTTACAGATGGAAAAACGTATATTACTGATCCAACAACGATGAAGGCAAGTGTTGCAGATATGCTCTCGGAGGAATTTGCCCAGCAGGCGCGCGAAAAAATTACAGATGAAGCTCGAAATCCAGAACCGGGTACTCTTCCAAAGGGTGGAACAGTGTATTTGGCTACCGCTGATGGAGAAGGGAATATGGTTTCTTTTATCCAGAGCAATTATATGGGCTTTGGCTCTGGGATTGTCGTTCCAAACACAGGGATTGGACTGCAAAATCGCGGTCATGATTTCTCACTGAATGAAAAAGATGAAAATGCGCTTGCTCCTGGAAAAAAGACGTATCACACGATCATTCCTGGTTTTATGACGAAGGGTGGAGAGGCAGTCGGACCGTTTGGTGTGATGGGTGGATATATGCAGCCACAAGGACATGTGCAGGTAGCGATGAATATGATTGATTATGACCTTAACCCACAATCGGCGCTAGATGCTCCTAGATGGCAATGGATATCAGGAAAGAAGATAGAAGTAGAGCATGATTTCCCGAATCATCTGGTTCAGGGACTAGTGAGAAAAGGACATGAGATGGTCGTTGCTCATGATTCTGGTGGTTTTGGCCGTGGTCAGGTGATCATTCGTAATCCAGAGACAGGCGTGCTTACGGGAGGTACGGAGAAGCGTACAGACGGTAGCATTGCTAGTTATTAA
- a CDS encoding M23 family metallopeptidase — MREEEKKRSSQDSNVKRFLKKRWAFPAIYLGSAAIILTAVLWYQNSATDSDKFGYNNEATDVTDKKFNEPAVEVSRTMENFVMPVTDPNKVEIQKQFYDNNGSTEQQEAALVFYDNSYHPNTGIDIVQKDGEAFDVVAALSGTVTKVIDNDSLLGNVIEIEHDKGIVTQYQSVSDIKVKVGDEVKQGKSIATAGESLVNEEAGVHVHFEIRKDGVALNPIDYFQKPLSALKDVNVSDMENSGKDDPSAVEEEEEATDDAAEKKAAEEEDADKSTEKEGTDSGKEETPGTEEGTDSTDNSDA; from the coding sequence ATGAGAGAGGAAGAAAAGAAACGATCTTCTCAAGATTCAAATGTTAAGCGCTTTTTAAAGAAAAGATGGGCATTCCCAGCAATTTATCTAGGAAGCGCAGCGATCATTTTAACCGCGGTTTTATGGTATCAAAACAGTGCAACAGACTCAGACAAGTTTGGGTACAACAACGAGGCTACTGACGTTACAGACAAGAAGTTCAATGAGCCAGCTGTTGAAGTATCACGTACAATGGAAAACTTTGTAATGCCTGTAACAGATCCAAACAAGGTCGAAATTCAAAAGCAATTCTATGATAATAACGGCTCAACAGAACAGCAAGAAGCAGCCCTAGTATTCTACGACAATTCATACCATCCAAACACGGGTATCGATATTGTGCAAAAAGACGGGGAAGCATTCGATGTTGTAGCAGCTCTTAGCGGAACAGTTACGAAAGTGATTGATAACGATTCCCTACTTGGAAATGTCATCGAAATTGAACATGACAAAGGAATTGTAACACAATATCAATCAGTTAGTGACATCAAAGTAAAAGTTGGCGACGAAGTAAAGCAAGGTAAGTCGATCGCAACTGCAGGTGAAAGCCTTGTTAACGAAGAAGCTGGCGTTCACGTACACTTTGAAATTCGCAAAGATGGAGTAGCTCTAAATCCAATTGACTACTTCCAAAAGCCTTTAAGTGCACTGAAAGATGTTAATGTGTCTGATATGGAAAACAGCGGAAAAGATGATCCAAGTGCAGTAGAAGAAGAAGAGGAAGCAACGGATGATGCAGCAGAAAAGAAAGCTGCTGAAGAAGAAGATGCGGACAAGTCTACTGAAAAAGAAGGAACAGATTCTGGTAAAGAAGAAACTCCTGGAACTGAAGAAGGAACCGATAGCACAGATAATTCTGATGCATAG
- a CDS encoding VanZ family protein codes for MKKFIWALPIAYMALIWTLSSFPADEFVALTDLSLDRIIKESLHLVEFGILYLLFTLALYGNGQLTKKTSLLFAIIACLYGALDEIHQSFVPYRSATWIDLVKDVIGVTVSYYVVNRFYFLKKK; via the coding sequence ATGAAAAAATTTATTTGGGCCCTTCCCATTGCATATATGGCGCTCATTTGGACACTATCCAGCTTTCCGGCTGATGAATTCGTCGCACTAACTGATTTGTCCCTCGATCGCATCATTAAAGAGTCACTACACCTAGTCGAATTCGGTATTCTGTATCTTTTATTCACCCTTGCACTATATGGAAATGGGCAGCTTACAAAAAAGACAAGCCTCCTCTTTGCGATCATCGCTTGCCTTTACGGGGCACTAGATGAAATCCACCAGTCCTTCGTTCCCTACCGTTCGGCCACATGGATTGACCTTGTGAAGGACGTCATTGGCGTCACCGTATCTTATTATGTCGTCAACCGCTTTTATTTTTTGAAAAAGAAATAA
- the spoIID gene encoding stage II sporulation protein D → MKLKPFVIVSAILFVVTLMIPTLVVLPFSEGKVSGKLGEETAKETVAEAPPTGPAVEVAVYRTASESVETLELDNYVAGVVASEMPATFELEALKAQALTARTYIVRQMISSEKLEVPDGALVTDTVQHQVYKNDEELRKIWGKDYTWKIEKIRKAVQETSGQILTYEGSPIDATFFSTSNGYTENAEAVWQGALPYLKSVESPWDLDSKEFNGQKVVSVADFERLLGVKVGSGDTIGKVVERTSSNRVSKVDFSGTVLTGQDIRTKLELKSTDFTWERKGDQIVINTKGYGHGVGMSQYGANGMAQEGKTYVDIVKYYYQGAEVVSSNDLLTKITAQK, encoded by the coding sequence ATGAAACTAAAACCATTTGTAATCGTATCCGCCATTCTATTCGTCGTCACACTCATGATTCCTACACTCGTCGTGCTCCCTTTTTCAGAGGGTAAGGTAAGTGGTAAACTTGGAGAGGAAACCGCCAAAGAGACGGTAGCTGAAGCACCACCAACGGGTCCGGCCGTAGAAGTTGCTGTCTATCGTACGGCATCAGAATCGGTTGAGACACTTGAACTCGATAACTATGTAGCAGGCGTCGTTGCATCAGAAATGCCAGCCACGTTTGAACTTGAAGCATTAAAGGCACAAGCTCTTACAGCTAGAACCTATATCGTGAGACAAATGATCAGCTCGGAAAAACTGGAGGTACCTGACGGGGCTCTCGTAACGGACACGGTACAGCACCAAGTTTATAAGAATGATGAAGAGCTTCGAAAAATTTGGGGCAAGGACTACACCTGGAAAATAGAGAAGATCCGTAAAGCTGTACAGGAAACGAGCGGACAGATCCTGACTTACGAGGGAAGCCCGATCGATGCGACGTTCTTTTCAACAAGTAACGGTTATACGGAAAATGCCGAAGCGGTTTGGCAAGGGGCACTTCCTTATTTAAAAAGCGTTGAGAGCCCTTGGGATTTGGACTCGAAGGAATTTAACGGACAAAAGGTCGTTTCAGTGGCAGACTTTGAACGCCTGTTAGGAGTAAAAGTTGGTTCAGGTGATACGATTGGGAAAGTGGTCGAACGAACATCCAGTAACCGAGTCAGCAAAGTGGATTTTAGTGGCACGGTTTTAACCGGGCAAGACATTCGTACGAAGCTGGAGTTAAAATCAACTGACTTTACGTGGGAGCGAAAAGGCGACCAAATCGTGATTAATACTAAGGGATACGGCCACGGCGTTGGTATGAGTCAATACGGGGCGAATGGAATGGCGCAAGAAGGAAAAACGTATGTGGATATTGTAAAGTATTATTACCAAGGAGCAGAAGTCGTATCATCAAACGATCTGCTCACGAAGATTACTGCCCAGAAATAA
- the murA gene encoding UDP-N-acetylglucosamine 1-carboxyvinyltransferase → MEKIIVRGGRRLSGSVKVEGAKNAVLPVIAATLLASDGKCVIKDVPTLSDVYTINEVLRYLNANVGFKDNTVTVDASGVLREEAPFEYVRKMRASVLVMGSLLARNGRARVALPGGCAIGSRPIDQHLKGFEAMGAKVKVGNGFIEAEAPEGRLHGAKIYLDFPSVGATENIMMAATLANGTTVMENCAKEPEIVDLANFLNKMGAKVRGAGTGTIRIEGVDVLFGCEHHIIPDRIEAGTFMVASAITGGNVLVRGAVPEHLTSLIAKMEEMGVIIEEEADGLRVIGPDNLKAVDIKTMPHPGFPTDMQSQMMALLLHAKGTSMITETVFENRFMHVEEFRRMNADIKIEGRSVIMNGPSNLQGAEVAATDLRAAAALILTGLVADGITRVTELKHLDRGYVDFHHKLAALGADIERVTEVVETIQETYVSDMNA, encoded by the coding sequence TTGGAAAAAATCATCGTCCGCGGCGGAAGAAGGCTTAGTGGCTCAGTGAAAGTAGAAGGCGCTAAAAATGCAGTTTTGCCTGTGATCGCCGCAACATTATTAGCAAGTGATGGAAAATGCGTAATTAAAGATGTGCCGACGCTCTCCGATGTATATACAATCAATGAAGTGTTACGCTATTTGAATGCCAATGTCGGATTTAAAGATAACACGGTTACGGTTGATGCATCTGGAGTATTAAGAGAAGAAGCACCATTTGAATATGTTAGAAAAATGAGAGCATCTGTACTAGTAATGGGTTCATTGCTAGCTCGAAATGGCCGTGCACGAGTTGCATTGCCGGGTGGCTGTGCAATTGGTTCACGTCCAATTGATCAGCATTTAAAAGGCTTCGAAGCTATGGGTGCTAAGGTAAAAGTTGGAAACGGATTTATTGAAGCCGAAGCTCCAGAAGGTCGCTTACACGGCGCAAAAATCTATTTGGATTTCCCAAGTGTCGGTGCGACTGAAAATATTATGATGGCCGCGACTCTTGCCAATGGTACGACAGTGATGGAAAACTGTGCGAAAGAGCCAGAAATTGTGGACTTAGCTAATTTCCTTAACAAAATGGGTGCCAAAGTAAGAGGAGCAGGAACAGGTACGATTCGCATTGAAGGTGTAGACGTTCTATTTGGTTGCGAACATCATATTATTCCTGATCGTATTGAGGCTGGAACATTCATGGTTGCTTCCGCTATTACTGGTGGAAATGTGCTTGTAAGAGGAGCCGTTCCAGAACATTTAACCTCACTTATTGCGAAAATGGAAGAGATGGGCGTTATTATTGAAGAAGAGGCTGACGGCTTACGTGTCATTGGACCAGATAACCTAAAAGCCGTTGATATTAAAACGATGCCACATCCAGGATTCCCAACAGATATGCAATCACAAATGATGGCATTACTTCTTCACGCAAAAGGAACAAGTATGATTACGGAAACGGTATTTGAAAACCGCTTTATGCACGTGGAAGAATTCCGTCGTATGAATGCTGATATTAAAATTGAAGGTCGTTCAGTTATTATGAATGGACCATCTAACCTGCAAGGAGCAGAGGTTGCTGCAACTGATTTACGTGCGGCTGCTGCGCTTATTTTAACAGGATTAGTTGCTGATGGCATAACTCGTGTTACAGAGCTTAAGCATTTAGACCGAGGATACGTTGACTTCCATCATAAGCTTGCAGCACTTGGTGCAGATATTGAGCGTGTGACAGAAGTCGTTGAAACGATCCAAGAAACATACGTTAGCGATATGAATGCTTAA
- a CDS encoding YwmB family TATA-box binding protein yields MKKLSYVLLIICLTGFAIINIGNKTIVAKEQLDLLTIASVVEGEQIPITEWSLHAREKMDHLTSLEDVKEFNKDLQKKFPEWSWNVNSKANMWEATGISTTDHGPKEKIQVLTTLTNQHPQTYIIYEVNDENFSQQTTQFLENELPLQLSDIFRGKPTIFSCIKGEFSDKMNTSLPDTVNQLLTQFKAEEIESLDENNFVSTSAYSPMLSEGLTSKEKEMNLQVGLRTQGLGAKTTLVVGTPIITIEY; encoded by the coding sequence ATGAAAAAACTTTCTTATGTCTTATTAATCATTTGCTTAACAGGTTTTGCCATTATAAACATTGGGAATAAAACGATAGTAGCTAAAGAACAGCTTGACTTACTAACGATTGCTTCTGTCGTGGAAGGGGAACAAATTCCCATCACTGAATGGTCTCTACATGCAAGAGAGAAAATGGATCATTTAACCAGCCTTGAGGACGTGAAGGAGTTCAATAAAGACTTGCAAAAAAAATTTCCCGAATGGTCATGGAATGTGAATTCTAAAGCGAATATGTGGGAAGCTACAGGTATAAGCACCACTGACCATGGTCCAAAGGAAAAAATCCAAGTTTTAACAACCCTCACAAATCAGCATCCTCAAACGTATATCATTTATGAGGTGAATGACGAGAATTTTTCGCAACAAACCACACAATTTCTTGAAAATGAACTACCATTGCAGCTCTCTGACATATTTCGAGGAAAACCAACAATTTTCTCTTGTATAAAAGGCGAATTCAGTGATAAGATGAATACGTCTTTGCCTGATACTGTCAATCAATTGCTTACGCAGTTTAAGGCAGAAGAGATCGAGTCATTAGACGAAAATAATTTTGTATCCACATCGGCGTATTCGCCTATGTTGTCAGAAGGTCTAACAAGTAAAGAGAAAGAAATGAATCTACAAGTAGGACTTAGAACGCAAGGATTGGGCGCAAAGACTACCCTAGTAGTTGGCACACCAATCATTACGATTGAATATTAA
- a CDS encoding DUF1146 family protein, with protein MIAEFGHQALISIMSHLFFIALAWWALQSINYEKLLRANHVLQARVLFIFLSIVIGSNVSNFFLDYLLWSQQLPLIFQMIM; from the coding sequence ATGATCGCAGAATTTGGACATCAAGCGTTGATTAGCATTATGTCGCATTTGTTTTTTATCGCACTTGCCTGGTGGGCGCTTCAGTCCATTAATTACGAAAAGCTACTAAGAGCGAACCATGTATTACAAGCACGAGTGTTGTTTATATTTTTATCGATTGTGATTGGTTCTAATGTTAGTAATTTTTTCCTAGATTACTTACTGTGGTCACAACAACTACCATTAATCTTCCAAATGATTATGTAA
- the nuoN gene encoding NADH-quinone oxidoreductase subunit NuoN, with protein sequence MDLEQMLSYQWVIMTPEFIILGIATVLSIMDLFMPKNQDRKILGWIAFTAIIAAFVSLLGLVDLELTSILYDTFRLDSYAKAFKLLLLIGAALVMLLAISYEPKEEMKEYKGEFYYLFLTALLGAMVMTSSGDLITLFVGLELLSLSSYILAGIRKKHLPSNESAMKYVINGGISTAVTLFGLSYVFGLTGSTNLTEITGVLSANFDTQQIYLLGLSFLLVFVGLSFKLASVPFHMWAPDVYQGAPTPVTAFLSVVSKTAGFVILLRILLSVYGAAPSGSSTASYPMLIKMQDYIALLAGATMIIGNVIALRQRNVKRLFAYSSIAHAGYLLVAIAALSAFMFDAMWFYLGAYLFMNLGAFAIIQLISGKTDNEDISAFAGLYKRSPILAVSMGVFLLSLAGIPGTAGFIGKLNIFMGTFYVDPAHYVLASVMIATTVISYFYYFGIFTQMFFRPAATEEKIKLPAGIIVVLVITVAATIVFGLFPNLAFDFLHNNFNGFSDMFQ encoded by the coding sequence ATGGATCTTGAACAAATGTTATCGTATCAATGGGTAATTATGACACCGGAGTTCATCATCCTTGGTATAGCAACTGTCCTTTCCATCATGGACTTGTTCATGCCGAAAAACCAAGATCGAAAAATTCTTGGCTGGATTGCATTCACTGCCATTATTGCAGCGTTTGTCTCTTTACTAGGATTGGTAGATTTAGAATTAACAAGTATTTTATATGATACGTTTCGCTTAGATTCGTACGCAAAAGCATTCAAGCTGTTACTGCTCATAGGTGCAGCGCTTGTTATGCTACTCGCGATCAGCTATGAACCAAAGGAAGAGATGAAAGAATATAAGGGAGAGTTCTACTATCTGTTTTTAACCGCTTTGCTTGGAGCGATGGTGATGACGTCGAGCGGAGACTTAATCACATTATTTGTCGGACTTGAGCTCTTATCGCTTTCTTCCTATATTTTAGCGGGCATTCGTAAAAAGCATCTTCCATCCAATGAGTCAGCCATGAAATACGTCATCAATGGCGGAATTTCAACAGCTGTTACTCTGTTTGGATTAAGCTATGTGTTTGGATTAACAGGATCAACCAACTTAACCGAGATTACAGGTGTGTTATCAGCGAACTTTGATACACAGCAAATTTACTTGCTTGGGTTATCCTTTTTACTAGTATTTGTTGGTTTATCGTTTAAATTGGCATCAGTACCGTTTCATATGTGGGCGCCAGATGTGTATCAAGGAGCGCCAACGCCAGTTACCGCTTTTTTAAGCGTTGTATCCAAGACAGCGGGATTCGTAATTTTGCTTCGTATTCTTTTGTCTGTATACGGGGCGGCACCATCTGGTTCGAGTACGGCATCGTATCCGATGTTGATAAAGATGCAGGATTATATCGCACTGCTTGCAGGAGCGACGATGATCATCGGGAATGTCATTGCGTTACGTCAGCGTAATGTGAAACGACTATTCGCATACTCAAGTATCGCGCATGCGGGTTACCTATTGGTAGCGATCGCGGCACTGTCAGCGTTCATGTTTGACGCGATGTGGTTTTACTTAGGAGCATATTTGTTTATGAATCTTGGCGCGTTTGCCATCATTCAGCTGATCAGTGGAAAAACAGATAATGAAGATATTAGTGCATTTGCTGGGCTTTATAAGCGTTCACCAATCTTGGCTGTTTCTATGGGAGTGTTCCTCCTTTCGTTAGCAGGAATTCCAGGAACAGCAGGCTTTATTGGAAAGCTGAACATCTTTATGGGAACGTTCTATGTGGATCCAGCACACTATGTGCTAGCATCGGTCATGATCGCCACGACCGTCATATCGTACTTCTACTATTTCGGCATTTTTACACAAATGTTCTTCCGACCAGCAGCAACCGAAGAAAAAATCAAGCTACCAGCTGGAATCATCGTCGTGTTAGTCATTACGGTCGCAGCAACGATTGTGTTCGGTCTATTCCCGAATTTGGCGTTTGATTTCTTGCACAATAACTTCAACGGCTTTTCGGACATGTTTCAATAA